AACCACGTTATTAATTAAAAAGTCAACGCGCACATTCCCAGCAGCGAGTTTTCCAAGTTGGATATTTTTGTCGTAGTTAATTCCGAAAGGTTCCAAAGAAATCTTCTCATTGAAGGCAAGATTGCCGTTCACAAGAACCTTGAGGACACCTTCTTCGGGCTGTTCGGAGCTGTTGTAAATATCGAAGGTTATCTGCACGTTTTGATTTACGTTTGGATTTTTTGGACCAACACGCACGTAGTTAACCTTTATTGGACTGTTTGTTTCAAACCATACAGGTGCAGAAACAATCTCGTTACCATCTTTTTGGATGATGTAAACAAAGAACCACTCGTAGCCATCAGGTATGTCGAATACTCCGGAATACTCAAATTCGTCTTTCCCAGACAGTTCTGATAGTTCGTAAATCTTGCTTTGTGAAACGATATAAACCCTATCAACTGGATCTTTCTTATCAGAATAATAAATATACAGTTGGGCTTTACCAGAATACGGCAAGATACTTCCCATAATGGTACTGTTAGCGTAAAAATAGAGCTTCGCATTCTTATCTTCCGATGCGAACGTTCTTCTACTCCACAATGCATCCATAATATCTTCGTAAGTCAGCGCTTTTGCCAGGATACCTGTTCTTGCATCGTTTGCACTTGCCCAATTCTCCTTGTGATTATCTTGGTTAGCCGTAGGAGAAACGTGCCAACCTCGGTTCAATGCAAGAATGTAATTTTGATACATCTCATCAGAAATAATATCAGCGCTACTCCAATTTCCATTCCCTATCTCGATTAGATTCACGTATTTATCAGCCTCAGGCCAGAACCAGAAATCTTGAAAATTACCAAAGGTGACACCTGGATGGTTAAATTGTGCAAGTTTTTTCACTTTTGTTATCCACTCATAAAAATCCTTCAAATCACCCTTCTCGTCTCGACTTATAAACTCAAGTGTCTCATACACGTTTATATGTCCAGAACCTGCCGTCCATTCAAAGCCTTGTAATCCGACAAATTTACCTGGAACGGTTGCATTACGTGCCGCCTGCTGAGTAAGAAAAGTTTTTGACTGACCATTGACAGGTATCTTCAAAAAGTAGCAGTGGTCAGTTACAGCTAAAACATCTGCATATCTTGAGGCGTGGGCATAAGCTTGCTCAGGTGTACCTCTTCCGTCCGAATAAGATGTGTGTGAGTGCAAATTTCCGTAAAAAATTTGGTACTCAAAGTTAGGTGCCGCAAAAACCGATGTTAGTATAACCAGCAGTACCGTAATTAACACTTTTAGCATCTGAATACTTCCAAGTTCCCCCACAATCGTTCACCTCCGAGTTCGCTCCTATTTCCAGTATTTTCCGTGAGCTGATTATTATACCACAACTTTTCTGAATTTTTGCAATGCAAACAAAATTCATAATCACACGATTGTTCTAAACAGATCTTCGAAGGTTTCACGTTTTCTGATCAATCTTGGTTCACCATCTTCTGTAATCAGTACTTCCGCAGGTCTTAGAGTCGAGTTGTAATTACTTGCCATGGAAAAACCATAAGCACCCGCATTTTCAACAAGAATATAGCTACCTTCCTTTGGTATTTCTAACATAAGGTGTTTTGCCAAGATATCTCCTGATTCACAAAGTGGTCCGACAACGTCTACCTCGGTTTTCATTTCCTCTTCAGGTCTTAAAACTCTTGCTCCGTGAAACGCTCCATACATTGCGGGACGAACAAGAACGTTCATCCCTCCATCAACCACTATGAATACCTTTTCATGAGTTCTTTTCACGTATTCTACTTTCAGAATAAGCACTCCGGCTGGTCCAACGATGTATCTACCGATTTCAACAACAACTTCCTCGAAGTCCCTAAGCAGAGGCACAACTGTACGTTGGTATTGGGATAGGTCAAGCTCTTTATCTTTATAATTTATCCCCCAGCCACCACCTATGTTGATCTTACCAAAATCGTACCTTTTGCTGAGCTCTACAACTTGGCTTATTGCTTCAGCAAATGGCTCGAAATCGGTTATTTGCGAACCGATATGGACATGGAAACCAACTATCTTCAGATTACTATTTCTTGCTTTTTGTAAAGCAGTATCTACCATATCAATGGGAATTCCGAATTTGTTCTTTTTCAAACCTGTCGATATATGTGGATGCGTTTTTGGATCAACATCGGGATTTATTCTTAAGAATAATTCTGGAATTTGCCCAGTCCTAGTGCTTATCTTTTTCCATCTTTCCAGTTCCTCGATCGAATCCACATTAACATACCTAACATTCGACAGTACCGACATTTCGTTTATACATTTACCATTGCCATTCCATACAATCATTTCATCCAAAATACCTGCCATTTTAGATGCATGATACTCTCCCAACGTCACAACATCGGTTCCAAATCCTTCATCTTTAAGAATTCGAATCAAATTTGGATTGTTGTTTGCTTTGCACGCAAAGGTTGGGAAAAGATTTATCCCTTCGAATGTTTTTTTCACGATACGTGCCCTTTGCCTGATAATTTTCTCAGAGTAAACATAAAGCGGTGAACCGTACATTGACGCTAACTGTTCTACAAGGTCAGCTGAAAAGGTCTTAACAAATTCATCCACTTAAAACACCTTCCCTTGCTCAACTATATTACCTTCCACGACTTTGAGAATCTCTCCATTTTCCATTTCCAACAAAGAGTCCTCCATTTGCTCAGAATAAACATAAAAACCGAGAGCGTCAATTTTGTAGTGGAGCGTAAAGTAATCAACGTCTTTTTTGTAAATACACCCTACATAGAGGGCTTTTTCAAATTCATCTACGAGCAAGAAATTAACACCTGTGAAATCATGGGTGCTAATGTATCGCTTGACATTATTCACCAGCGATTCAAAATCTTCAAAATCGACCACATTACTGAAAAAGTCGTATGTATCGCTTTGAAAGGCATTTGATCTATCCGCACCTGTAATCGTCCCATTGTGGGCCAAGTAACGACCTCTTATGTGGAAAGGATGGAGTTGCTGAAGCCCAACGGGAACTCCCTGTGAGGCTTTGCGCGCATGTATCAAACCTAGTTTTCCGTGGATCTGTTTGACTAATTCTCTACCACGGAAGTCATCATAAATTGGAACCGTGGTTTTGTACTCAAATTTAGATATCTCATCAAACACCAAAACGCCATACCCATCGCTGTGCTCAGCTCCCTTACCGTTCTTTGCCATCCAAGAGACAATTTCGAAGAGCGAAGAAATATCGACTACCTCTTTTGTTGAAAAAGCAGCCATTCGGCACACAGTTAGCACCTCCTTTTTCTGTTTAGCAGTTGTCGTGTTTTTTCAATTATACCACGCAAAAAGCACCAGTTTAATTCAACTAAGAATTCAAATTCAGGTCAAGAACACACTGGTAAACATGTCTTTTCATTTGGAGCTTTTAACATGCGCATGTTATAATTGCATTGTCAGTTTTGCAAAGTTTTTGTGGCTTTAGTTCTTGGGATTTAGATGGGGGGGGAGTATGACGGAATACATTAAATATTACCTAAAACCAGCCACGATTGCTTTCCTGGCCTTTTTAGTTTTATTTTTCGCCTTTAGATATGCGATAACAGCAAAAGGTTTTGAAATAACTGGTTGGAAGATTTTAGAAGATAAAGCCGGCGTTTTTTCTGGTTCGTCAGGTATACTCAATGCAACCTTTTACAAGGTTTTAAAGTCTCCATCGACAGTAACTATCACTGCGGATATTAATCTGCAGAGTTCAGAGGGTAAGGCAAAGTACTTGTACATTCCTCAGATAGATGCCTCGTACTTTGCCGTAAAAACAGACGGGAAAGTAATTGGGAGTTTCGGATTTAGAGATGACAAGACTGGTCACACGTGGTATCAGCCATACATTTTTCTGCTTCCAGATTCTTTTGATACATTAGAAATAGAAATAGCTGGTGTATATGAAATCGGTATTGACTTCACCGCAAAAGTTATAGACAACTCGCAAAAAGGAAAATATCAATTGCTCTATCTTTTAACTGCCGTTTTGCTACCCATAAGTTTGGGATTAGCTGTAACTATCTCAATAATTCTTTACCTCATCGCGCGAACCATGGATAAATCAAAGCAAACGATTTATTTGCACCTTTCGATCTCAAGTTTTCTAGGTGGAATTTGGATGTTCGACATGATTCCGTTTCCAACGTTTGGGAGTACTTTGGGATTACTCATCTTTCGGAAAATATTCGTTGTCTCAGCTTATCTGGCATTTGCGTCGCTGATATACGGCATTAACAAAGAGTACTTCGAAGACCTCAAAATCCTCGATAAAATAATGATATCCGCAAACATTACTGCTGCAATCCTCGTTTTGCTTTCACCAACTAATTACTCCATGAAAATTCTTACCAACAACATCGCGATTCTGCTTGTTGTTAATGCAATTTATCTTTTCTGGAAGACACTGGGCATATTTTCTCAAATACTCTTTGCTTTCGCTTTCTTCTTTATACTAACTGTTGCACATGATGGAATGATTATGCTATTTTCAACTAATGCAAAGCTTCTGTCAGCATTCGGGATCGTCTCACTCTTTGCAGGCTTTGCTTATAGTTTGGTCAGCGAATACAAAGAAATGATTGTTAGAGTCACTATGTCACATTTAAGAAGTGTGACAGACCCACTGACAGGTGCTTATAACAGAGGTTTCTTGAGCGAGGTAAGTTTCTCTTCAGAGGATTCATTTGTGTATATAGACATGGATAATTTTAAATCCATAAACGATAATTACGGTCACAAAGTTGGCGATGAGATTCTTAAGCTACTTGTTCAAACTATTCGTAAGAACATCCGTTCAAACGATTACGTGATAAGAATGGGAGGGGATGAATTCTTAACCGTGCTTAGAAATTGCCCTGTTGAAAAAGCGAAGGAAATTTTTGATAAAATTGCTGAAGAATTTTCTAATACTCATGAATTGAGACCTGGATTTTCGTTTGGCGTTGTACAGTACATATTAAACACAGAAAATACTCTGAGAATTGTTGATACTTTAATGTACAAGATGAAAGAGACAAGAAGACAAAAGAATAATTTGGTGTAGAAAATCTTTGAAAGTTTATTCTTGTGCTACACTGTTTGTGGTATAATAATAAAAAATTTTCAGGAGCAGAAGTTATACTTTTTCTTCGCATATACTTTTCTTACCACTACAGCAAGGTTATTTAACTCATACATACGAAATCTCAAGCCACGCAAATGCCCTCAAACAACTTTAGACATCCTCCAGGTTCGACTTACACACTCCAGACTTTTCAGTACGAATCTTAAAAAATATCGAAAAAAATTTTTCGTTTACCTCTACTGGATATTAACTTAAACACGTTGATACCGGAGGGCCTCTATTGGACAAAGCACAAGTTTAACACCCGACGGACGATAAGAACAGCGAAACGAAAATTCTTTCAGCAAAAAAGGTTATTACGTATCAAAGAGTCTTAGATCGAACATCGTATGTTTTATGGTAACAGGCGATTGCAGTATTAACTTGTGAGTTTCCAGAGCTTTATTTAAAGCTGAGACAAGCAAAGTTAGGTTTGAATGGCGGGGTTGTGCTTTTCTCAGAGCGGTATAACTGTAACAGAAAAAATAAAATTGGTGATCTTACCTGCAAAAGTTGCAACTGGATGGGATATGGATGAAGTTGACTTTCTTCTCGGGATCCTTGAAGAACAGGCGCTGGAACTCGGAAGATTTCAGCTGTTCCCAAGAACTGATATTCAGCAGATTATGAAAGAAAGAAATCTGAGCGAATTGGGAGTGACGGAAGCTTTGGAAATAGGTAAACTCGGAGGCTCGAAATACGCGTTGCTGTTGACTTTGACAGAGCTATCCTCATCGTGGAATATACTTTCATTAACACACTCTGCAGTAGCGCGTTACACGATAAGACTGTACAACATCGAGAATGGTAGTTTACTTGCCTCAAAGAGTCTGGAATCACGAGGAGCTTCGTTAGAGTCAGCTCAAAAAGCCATTGGTGAAGCGCTCAAGGCAACTGCACTTGATATATGGTATGAACTGAGACGATTTTTCAGGCTCGAGGCGTACGTAAAGTCAGTTAGTGGTAGCGTGGTAAAACTCGCTGGGCTCGACCCGAAACTTGCAAAGAAAGGCTACGTATTTCAGATTGAGACACATACCGGCGATGTTGGTTATGTAAAAGTTGTTGGATACGATAGAACCGATAATACAGTGGTAACCCAGTTCATGTACGGTCACCGACCTTCCGAATACGATATTGCAACCGAGTACGAAATGATGCCTTATAAGGTTAGTTTAAACATAGGGATGTTTTCAAATTTCTTTGGAATCGGTCTCTCAGCTTGGGGAGCCGGGGAACAAGCACCCTTACCGGTTTACTTTCACTTAGGAACATTTATGGGTAACCTGTATGGTTTGACACCTGTGTTCTTAAACCTCGGTGGTAACATCAACTTCATTACAGTCGACAGAATAAACGGTTCATTTACCCTTGGAGGTAGTTTTATAGCACTAATTGACCTTAGTATGTTTGAGATATACGAATACTTGTTCGGTGTTTTCGGTGGACTGCTTATAACATACGAATTTAACCCCAAATCAGGTGTGTACGGTAGTCTTGGTTACGCGCAATACTTGGATGCAACGGGACCATCGGGTCTTTTGATACAAATTGGAATGTATTTCTAATATTTTCTCTTTAGAATTTTATTTGCCTGAAATTCTGTAAAATTCAGAAGCGATGTTCGAATCACCGCTTTTTCATTTGGAGACTTTGATAGCTTTGTGATATAATTTTTTGGAGTTAATCATACAAGGCACACTTTTTGACCATGTAGTAGGCAATCTTAATGGAAGGTAGCGTTGAGCTACTATGGATTTTATTTCCTGCGGTATTTCGGGAACATTTCTTCGTTGATTTTGCACTGTACTTAATGTGGTATAATAAATTAAAGAATCTTCGAACAGTGGAAAGCACTTTCAACTTGTCATAAGGACAAAGTTGGAGAATGATCGGAGTGATCCCCGTATAATGAAGGTGTTTTTCCCCTTTAAGAGAATTAGAAATATTTTAGCAAAAAATCAAATGCTGGAAAGGGGGCATTAGTATGAAAAGCTTTATCATGAACGTATGGATAAATACCTGGAAGAAGCTGTATGGTGATAACGTTGTAAACTCTCTTATTGAAAAGTACAAGATTGACACTTCAAAGTTACTTATCCCTATCAACGATATTTCCGACAACGTTGTAGTAGAGTTTTCGAAAGAGTTAGCTCAAAGAGTGGGAAAGACATACGAGCAACTTTGGGAAGAAACGGGGTACAATAACATTAAGACATTTGAAAAATTCTACCCAAGCTATTTTAGAAAGGACAGCTGTATGTCTTTTCTGAGCGCTATGGATGGAGTACACAGGGTTTTAACAAGACGTATCTCGGGTGCTAAACCTCCGAGAATCATTTTCAATTACATAGATGACCGAACGGCAATTATTAGGTATCAGTCTCATCGGGATTTTAGGTACTACTTTTTGGGCTTGCTAAAAGGCGCCTCAGAGTTTTTCAACGACCCAATAGAGGTCGAGATTCTTGACCAAGGTTCATCAAACTCTGGCAGTTTTATCGAAGTTAAGGTGCGCTCCACAAAACCATACGGAAGGACAATCAGACTGAAGAGTTACAAAGTGCTCAGTTTAGGTTTGCTTAAAAGCTTTATTTCAACATACACAGTAGTTTTTCCGGTATTAACATTTGTTGCTACGTTGATTTTAACAAGTCTTTTCAATAATCCTCTCATTGCAGCGTTTTCAGTGTCTGTTCTGACTTTTGTTGGTGTAACTTTCGGTTTGAGGGATTTTAGGGCAAGTATTGAAGGTGTGAAACATATTGGCAAGATATACAAGGAAAAAGATTTCAATAAAACGGTCTACATTAAGGGTGAAAAAGATTTTGAGGAGATATCAAACATCAACGCGGAAGCGATCGAAAGTCTCAGAGAATTTTTACTTGGTATCCAAGGCGATGCGGAAGAGCTTATGACGTTTGCAAAAAAGACGATGGAATCATCTGAAGCTGTGCTCGAACAAATTGACACAATGAAAGAATTATCCGCTCAAGTTGCCGACACAGCTGTTCAAATCAGTAACGATGCGGAAAGGATATCTGAGGCTGTCTCGTCCAACGTGGATACTATTACAAAAACAATTAGTGACCAGAACCAAATAATAAAGGACCTTAACTTGGCTGTAGAAAAGATAATCAATGCAGCTAAGAGTGTTGAGAATTCTGCGAACGGTATGAAGGTGATGAGTAATGACTTTGAGGCGATAGCGAACGAAAGTGAACAGCTGAGAAATCAAGCCAGTGCAATTATGGAGATCGCAAGCACGGTTATGAGCATCGCGGAACAAACGAACTTGTTGGCATTGAACGCCGCGATAGAAGCAGCGAGAAGCGGAGAAGCAGGTAGAGGATTTGCAGTTGTAGCTGATGAAATTAGAAAACTTGCAGAAGAAAGTAAGGCATCGGCTGTTAAGATATCACAGTTTTTGAATACTGTGTCGGATGGGATAGCAAGGCTCAGCCAGAGCATATTGAATGGGTATGAAGAACTTAAAAGTCAATCGAAAACCTTGTCTGAGAGTGCTAATCAAAGCAGAGAGTCAAGTAATATCATATCCCACATAGCTCGACAACTGAACGATTTGGTTGAAACACTGAATTCAGAAGCTCAGAAACTTGAAAGCATAACAACCAGCATCCAGAATCTGCTAGCAATTTCTGAGGAGAGTTCAGCTACAGCGGAAGAAATTAGCGCGTCAATACAAAAGTTCTTGGATGAAATCAACAATGTTTTCGCTAATGTGAAACAAACAATTGCCTTGTTGAACACTATCCAAGATAATTTCAAGGAGGTAAAAATATAAGACTTGCAAAATTCAAAATAAAGTGGTATTATATAACGTGAATTTATACAGTCAAAATCACTTGGGAGAGGTGAGTGAGTTGAGAAAGGGTATCCACCCAGAGATGAGGTTGCTAACTGTCAGATGTGCATGTGGTGCAGAGCACAAGATTTGGACCACCAAGGAACAACTTAAGGTCGATGTCTGCTCTAATTGCCATCCACTTTACAAAGGAAGTGGAGGTGTTGGACTGATAGTAGACACCGAAGGACGCGTTCAGAAATTCAAGAAAAAGTTCGAAGGTAAGTATTAATTTTTCTCCAATCTTATCTTTCAGGAGGGTTACATTTTATGGAAGTTGGTCAAGTGGTAAAAGGCAAAGTAACAGAAGTACTCAAATTCGGAGCAAACGTTGAACTAGAGAATGGAGAAAAGGGGTTTATTCACATTTCAAAGATTTCAAACCAGTATGTTCAGAAGGTAGAGGATTTTCTAAAAGTAGGACAGGAAGTTGAAGCAAAAATTGTTGGAAAAGGTAAGGACGGCAAGTGGGAACTGTCACTCAAAGAAGAAACAACGAAGATGAGTGATGCCGAATTGAAGAAGGAAGAGTTCGAAAAGAAACTCCAAAAGTTTTTAAAAGATAGCCAGAAAACGTATTCTGAGTACAAAAAGAGACTTGACAAAAAGCAAGGCGTAACAAAAAGAAGATAAGAAAACCAGCCAAAAAAGTACATAATCGAAGTTGATAAAAAAGGGGTGCAGACGCACCCCTTTGTTTTTTGTTAGGCTTGTTCTACAACAGCCTTTGCTATGTAGAGGATTTCCTTTTTGCCATAACTGACAGGTACAACAGCAAGACAGCCGCTAGGATCTGAGTAAGCGATGCGACGTACATCAAATAATATCTGTTGAGAGCATACAAAAATCCGAGTACGGCGCTACCTATAAACCAAGCGATTCCAAAAATCGCGTTGAAAAATCCATACGCAGTGCCCCTGACTTCTGAACTCACTAGCTTGGCTACCGTTGCCTTCATTATAGATTCGTTTGCTCCCATACCGATACCCCATAGCACGGCACCTAAAAAAATCGCTTCTTTCGTCATTCCGAAGGAAAAGATCGCATAAAATGACGTGATAAAAGAGGCAACTGACATGATCACTATTCCGAACCTATCGAAAAGTCGACCGAATATCAAACCGGCAAATGCATCTACAATCATAGCTGTCATGTACGCTAATGGAATTAGAGCTGGAGAAAGTATGTTGTTCTTCTGAGCGTGGAACCCTATCAATGCAAAATCGGCAAAACCAAACGCTATGAGCGAAATGGAGATTAAGTACAGGTAAAAACTCTTATCGAATTTGGCGGAACGGACTTTGTCTTGTGATTTTTCCATTTTTTCTGGCTCAGGCACCAGTGTCCTTGCTATGAAAATGATGCCCATGGTTATAAGAGCTGGAAACAAAAGAAACCCAAACGCTTTACGATATGCATCCGCAGTTTCAAGCTTTATATTCTGAGCCACAGTTATACTCATAATAAGAGGCCCTATCGTCGCACCAATTTGGTCCAAAAACTCCTCAATGGCAAAGGTGGTTCCGTAGCCAAGGTGACTTCCAGCGAAAGATGTTATTGTATCCTTTGCTGGTTTTCTGAATGCCTTTCCGACGCGTTCTAAAATAATCAAGACAGCTGCTGCATACCAGTGTTTTGTTAACGCTAATGTGGGAATTACGAAAAGGTTCATTGCGTAACCAAAAGTCGCAAAGAACCAATACTTACGGGTTTTGTCAACCAGCCTTCCGGTCACAAACCTCAGAGTGTAACCCAAAAGCTCGCCAAATCCAGCGATGGCACTTACTACAACAGCAGATGCACCGAGCAGACCAAGGTAAGGACCTACTAAGCTTCGTGCACCTTCGTATGTGATATCGCTAAACAAACTTACCAAGCCCATTAAGAGAACAAAATAGAAAGCCTTCTTTTTCTGCGAGACACTACTGTTCATTCTAAAATCACCACCCAGTGATCCTAATGTTCAGCTCTTTCTTTGAGAATCGTTCTGACCAAAAACTCTTCTACGCTTTTAATAAGGCTCTTTCTCGGAATCGAATCAACGGTTGATATAATTTCAGTTGCTGTTGAAGGCTCTATATCGTTCAAAACGTTCTCCTGCTTCCCTTTTTCAAAAATCTTTTCGAGTCTGCTCAACAAACTAATGTATTTGCCTTTTGCTCTTGATAAACTTTCACCGTTCTCCAAAACGTTCATACGTTCACGAGCAATCAATCTACTTAACTCAGACTTATTCAAAGTAAATTCGATGTATTTTCTTATCAGCTTTTTAATAGCCCCGGATATACTTTTCTCGCTTTCGACTTCGGAGAAAAGTTCTTTCTCAAGCTCATCAATGACACCGATCCAGACTTCTTCAAATAATACTTCTTTGCTCGGAAAATAATAATATATAAGAGACTTGCGCACGCCTGAGGCCTGCGCAATGTCCTCCATGCTAACACCGTCATATCCTTTTTCGGCAAACAACTTCCTCGCAGCTTCTAAAATTCTCTGCTTTGTTTCTGATGCGCGGTTACTCAACTTGAGCGCCCCCGAATTCGCAATAGTTTGCTAGCTTATTAAAGAGCCATCTTCTTATCTACTTTGAGTGCTTCTTCCTTGTTAGCGTACCTCTTCATTCTTGTCTCGTAGTTGTAAATACCTCTATTAACAGGGTACCTTTCAACGTAACCGTATTCGTACCACAACTTGTCTGCGTACTGTTTCCATTCTTCCGCCAGTTTGTCGAGTTCTGGAGCAAGCT
The DNA window shown above is from Fervidobacterium changbaicum and carries:
- a CDS encoding MFS transporter, giving the protein MNSSVSQKKKAFYFVLLMGLVSLFSDITYEGARSLVGPYLGLLGASAVVVSAIAGFGELLGYTLRFVTGRLVDKTRKYWFFATFGYAMNLFVIPTLALTKHWYAAAVLIILERVGKAFRKPAKDTITSFAGSHLGYGTTFAIEEFLDQIGATIGPLIMSITVAQNIKLETADAYRKAFGFLLFPALITMGIIFIARTLVPEPEKMEKSQDKVRSAKFDKSFYLYLISISLIAFGFADFALIGFHAQKNNILSPALIPLAYMTAMIVDAFAGLIFGRLFDRFGIVIMSVASFITSFYAIFSFGMTKEAIFLGAVLWGIGMGANESIMKATVAKLVSSEVRGTAYGFFNAIFGIAWFIGSAVLGFLYALNRYYLMYVASLTQILAAVLLLYLSVMAKRKSST
- a CDS encoding class II glutamine amidotransferase, whose amino-acid sequence is MAAFSTKEVVDISSLFEIVSWMAKNGKGAEHSDGYGVLVFDEISKFEYKTTVPIYDDFRGRELVKQIHGKLGLIHARKASQGVPVGLQQLHPFHIRGRYLAHNGTITGADRSNAFQSDTYDFFSNVVDFEDFESLVNNVKRYISTHDFTGVNFLLVDEFEKALYVGCIYKKDVDYFTLHYKIDALGFYVYSEQMEDSLLEMENGEILKVVEGNIVEQGKVF
- a CDS encoding S1 RNA-binding domain-containing protein, whose amino-acid sequence is MEVGQVVKGKVTEVLKFGANVELENGEKGFIHISKISNQYVQKVEDFLKVGQEVEAKIVGKGKDGKWELSLKEETTKMSDAELKKEEFEKKLQKFLKDSQKTYSEYKKRLDKKQGVTKRR
- the lysA gene encoding diaminopimelate decarboxylase, which translates into the protein MDEFVKTFSADLVEQLASMYGSPLYVYSEKIIRQRARIVKKTFEGINLFPTFACKANNNPNLIRILKDEGFGTDVVTLGEYHASKMAGILDEMIVWNGNGKCINEMSVLSNVRYVNVDSIEELERWKKISTRTGQIPELFLRINPDVDPKTHPHISTGLKKNKFGIPIDMVDTALQKARNSNLKIVGFHVHIGSQITDFEPFAEAISQVVELSKRYDFGKINIGGGWGINYKDKELDLSQYQRTVVPLLRDFEEVVVEIGRYIVGPAGVLILKVEYVKRTHEKVFIVVDGGMNVLVRPAMYGAFHGARVLRPEEEMKTEVDVVGPLCESGDILAKHLMLEIPKEGSYILVENAGAYGFSMASNYNSTLRPAEVLITEDGEPRLIRKRETFEDLFRTIV
- a CDS encoding DUF4350 domain-containing protein, whose protein sequence is MGELGSIQMLKVLITVLLVILTSVFAAPNFEYQIFYGNLHSHTSYSDGRGTPEQAYAHASRYADVLAVTDHCYFLKIPVNGQSKTFLTQQAARNATVPGKFVGLQGFEWTAGSGHINVYETLEFISRDEKGDLKDFYEWITKVKKLAQFNHPGVTFGNFQDFWFWPEADKYVNLIEIGNGNWSSADIISDEMYQNYILALNRGWHVSPTANQDNHKENWASANDARTGILAKALTYEDIMDALWSRRTFASEDKNAKLYFYANSTIMGSILPYSGKAQLYIYYSDKKDPVDRVYIVSQSKIYELSELSGKDEFEYSGVFDIPDGYEWFFVYIIQKDGNEIVSAPVWFETNSPIKVNYVRVGPKNPNVNQNVQITFDIYNSSEQPEEGVLKVLVNGNLAFNEKISLEPFGINYDKNIQLGKLAAGNVRVDFLINNVVVQSITFTVSEKSGLTILVDKLHENDITDEFLAILRALQENGNTVLFAETILKDYEEADLVIIPTPKQDGLDFFKDLIPDEVEWLNTFKGRVILLKGSDEEYFRKYTEMLTKATSANSVDELAKILGISTTTSNVTKQMKKAVYIDQGHANDYYKDKLTKLEKFLKSNGFEVVYTDKIQNIDGMYLIIMNGKSYTDDEVRNIVNFVRSGGILIITSKSDYNNGGNTEDLNYILDAINSPVRFNDDQVIDEVNNYGANYKVIANGVRFYSACSLVLYGNAQVLVASDTARSIDSDGRNDAEFVDKVVLAATFTSNSGRVFVLGKAIFSDYDYELNKDFIESVLFKIK
- the rpmE gene encoding 50S ribosomal protein L31 codes for the protein MRKGIHPEMRLLTVRCACGAEHKIWTTKEQLKVDVCSNCHPLYKGSGGVGLIVDTEGRVQKFKKKFEGKY
- a CDS encoding GGDEF domain-containing protein, encoding MTEYIKYYLKPATIAFLAFLVLFFAFRYAITAKGFEITGWKILEDKAGVFSGSSGILNATFYKVLKSPSTVTITADINLQSSEGKAKYLYIPQIDASYFAVKTDGKVIGSFGFRDDKTGHTWYQPYIFLLPDSFDTLEIEIAGVYEIGIDFTAKVIDNSQKGKYQLLYLLTAVLLPISLGLAVTISIILYLIARTMDKSKQTIYLHLSISSFLGGIWMFDMIPFPTFGSTLGLLIFRKIFVVSAYLAFASLIYGINKEYFEDLKILDKIMISANITAAILVLLSPTNYSMKILTNNIAILLVVNAIYLFWKTLGIFSQILFAFAFFFILTVAHDGMIMLFSTNAKLLSAFGIVSLFAGFAYSLVSEYKEMIVRVTMSHLRSVTDPLTGAYNRGFLSEVSFSSEDSFVYIDMDNFKSINDNYGHKVGDEILKLLVQTIRKNIRSNDYVIRMGGDEFLTVLRNCPVEKAKEIFDKIAEEFSNTHELRPGFSFGVVQYILNTENTLRIVDTLMYKMKETRRQKNNLV
- a CDS encoding heme NO-binding domain-containing protein translates to MKSFIMNVWINTWKKLYGDNVVNSLIEKYKIDTSKLLIPINDISDNVVVEFSKELAQRVGKTYEQLWEETGYNNIKTFEKFYPSYFRKDSCMSFLSAMDGVHRVLTRRISGAKPPRIIFNYIDDRTAIIRYQSHRDFRYYFLGLLKGASEFFNDPIEVEILDQGSSNSGSFIEVKVRSTKPYGRTIRLKSYKVLSLGLLKSFISTYTVVFPVLTFVATLILTSLFNNPLIAAFSVSVLTFVGVTFGLRDFRASIEGVKHIGKIYKEKDFNKTVYIKGEKDFEEISNINAEAIESLREFLLGIQGDAEELMTFAKKTMESSEAVLEQIDTMKELSAQVADTAVQISNDAERISEAVSSNVDTITKTISDQNQIIKDLNLAVEKIINAAKSVENSANGMKVMSNDFEAIANESEQLRNQASAIMEIASTVMSIAEQTNLLALNAAIEAARSGEAGRGFAVVADEIRKLAEESKASAVKISQFLNTVSDGIARLSQSILNGYEELKSQSKTLSESANQSRESSNIISHIARQLNDLVETLNSEAQKLESITTSIQNLLAISEESSATAEEISASIQKFLDEINNVFANVKQTIALLNTIQDNFKEVKI
- a CDS encoding TetR/AcrR family transcriptional regulator, translating into MSNRASETKQRILEAARKLFAEKGYDGVSMEDIAQASGVRKSLIYYYFPSKEVLFEEVWIGVIDELEKELFSEVESEKSISGAIKKLIRKYIEFTLNKSELSRLIARERMNVLENGESLSRAKGKYISLLSRLEKIFEKGKQENVLNDIEPSTATEIISTVDSIPRKSLIKSVEEFLVRTILKERAEH